The proteins below come from a single Rosa rugosa chromosome 2, drRosRugo1.1, whole genome shotgun sequence genomic window:
- the LOC133729912 gene encoding uncharacterized protein LOC133729912: MALSRNAIVATGLVVFASAGLAFPFYMASSKTPVIDPTKPLSPQATFRGPYINTGSRDVGPDRQTYPKK, from the exons ATGGCACTATCACGGAATGCTATTGTTGCTACTGGCTTGGTAGTTTTCGCATCTGCGGGGTTGGCATTTCCCTTTTACATGGC GTCATCAAAAACGCCTGTTATCGATCCAACAAAGCCACTGTCACCTCAGGCAACTTTTCGAGGGCCTTATATAAACACTGGTTCGCGTGATGTTGGACCTGATCGTCAGACCTACCCTAAGAAGTGA